The following are encoded together in the Theileria orientalis strain Shintoku DNA, chromosome 1, complete genome genome:
- a CDS encoding molecular chaperone DnaJ — MFKTYYNILLELLDMKNYYTILGTFGARDLCLGVAKNATRLDIRKAYLQKAKLYHPDLNPSASAASKFKEIQEAYNTLYNPDKRREYDAGPSTFNSTHSHSGFYSSTANRYNTYDASRQYRSYTEAPYNSDSFEQQFRAETEWLRKQWQQMEEERFKNESANLRNLNSNFRFKLFDNFFNMPINWLRYFFYFINRILPTLLFPIGLVLYLTRDNSGHQPGRRKMQIVYDSYGIFVVFTKITQGGPTHLTLTAEDTGNFSFKDTFLRTPEFDRR; from the exons atgtttaaaactT ATTACAATATCCTGCTCGAGTTGTTGGAtatgaaaaattattacACTATTCTAGGTACGTTCGGAGCCAGAGATTTGTGTTTAGGCGTTGCGAAGAATGCGACTCGCCTGGATATAAGGAAAGCCTACCTACAGAAGGCTAAATTATATCACCCTGATCTAAACCCGTCTGCTTCAGCTGCTTCTAAGTTCAAGGAGATTCAAGAGGCCTACAACACCCTGTACAACCCTGACAAGCGCAGAGAGTACGACGCTGGGCCGAGTACGTTTAATTCAACACATTCGCACTCAGGTTTTTATTCGAGCACTGCAAACAGATACAATACCTATGACGCAAGCAGGCAATATCGCAGTTACACTGAAGCTCCGTACAACAGTGACAGCTTTGAACAGCAGTTCAGGGCTGAAACGGAATGGCTGAGAAAACAGTGGCAACAAATGGAAGAAGAGAGATTCAAG AACGAATCTGCAAATTTGCGGAATTTAAACTCTAATTTTCGATTTAAACTGTTCGACAACTTTTTCAATATGCCAATCAACTGGTTAAGATACTTTTTTTACTTCATAAATCGGATTTTACCTACTCTTCTGTTCCCGATAGGTTTAGTACTATATCTAACCAGAGATAACTC TGGTCATCAGCCGGGTCGCAGAAAGATGCAAATCGTCTATGATTCTTATGGtatttttgttgtttttacGAAAATTACTCAGGGAGggcctacacatttgacaCTTACGGCAGAAGATACAGgtaatttttcatttaaagaCACTTTTCTCAGAACTCCCGAGTTTGACCGCAGGTAG
- a CDS encoding uncharacterized protein (regulator of chromosome condensation/beta-lactamase-inhibitor protein II domain containing protein): MRLPQTLQSKPGNHRFRDNNQANIQNSVSFSSLIASVGHGSGRAHLNNVPEYTDLSTVIYVWGENPGLSEQGSGRSRSEYWNATIYRNLSDVKILEVSCSESHIFFLTSSRKLYTVGHGEYGQLGVNEGVVHVSEPTLLERISDVKQVCCGKFHSVALTADGHLLSWGRNDFSGHSSGFATFVPREILTNEESSPGVRISCLSVCASDHQTIAVCEGGRVLYIWGIAFNGDRIPRPKVFYAFSDARIRHIGVGSYFALALSECGRVFNCGDGTYGEIYSSSSITNSTPIFTPIKHTLVKHIEKIAVGARHALLMDENKNVIALGDNNYGQCAAPQSHHTAPVVVEFSEGNFPPKAIYAGTRTSACINSGNQLYIWGHSSNHKLIFTSSVDILIQQQKQPGVSIISGYKNSVPEPRLIYSLLQEKITCVGLGPNYTVVVSGEGNVN, from the exons ATGAGATTACCGCAAACACTGCAATCGAAACCAGGTAATCACAGATTCAGAGACAACAACCAAGCTAACATTCAGAATTCGGTAAGTTTCTCAAGTTTAATTGCCTCTGTAGGTCACGGTTCAGGCAGAGCCCATT TAAACAATGTCCCAGAGTACACTGACCTGAGTACAGTAATATATGTTTGGGGAG AGAACCCGGGGCTGAGTGAGCAGGGGTCAGGAAGGTCTAGGTCCGAGTACTGGAACGCCACAATATACAGGAACCTCTCAGACGTAAAGATTCTGGAAGTGAGCTGCAGCGAATCGCATATTTTCTTCCTCACGAGTAGCCGCAAACTGTACACAGTAGGACACGGGGAGTACGGACAGCTGGGCGTGAACGAAGGAGTCGTGCACGTGTCGGAGCcgacgctgctggagcGAATAAGCGACGTGAAGCAGGTGTGCTGCGGCAAGTTCCACTCAGTGGCACTGACTGCAGACGGACACCTGCTGAGCTGGGGAAGAAACGACTTCTCAGGACACTCCTCAGGATTCGCAACCTTCGTGCCGCGCGAGATCCTGACCAACGAAGAGAGCAGCCCGGGGGTACGCATAAGCTGCCTGAGCGTGTGCGCAAGCGACCACCAGACGATAGCAGTGTGCGAGGGAGGCCGCGTGTTGTACATTTGGGGAATCGCCTTCAACGGAGACCGAATACCGAGGCCGAAGGTGTTCTACGCGTTCTCGGACGCGCGAATTAGACATATCGGAGTGGGGAGCTACTTCGCCTTGGCGCTGAGCGAGTGCGGCCGAGTCTTCAACTGCGGCGACGGCACGTACGGGGAAATATACTCGAGCAGCTCAATCACGAACTCGACGCCGATCTTCACGCCGATCAAGCACACACTAGTGAAGCACATAGAGAAAATCGCAGTGGGAGCACGCCACGCACTCCTGATGGATGAGAACAAGAACGTGATAGCGTTGGGAGACAACAACTATGGCCAGTGTGCGGCCCCACAGTCACACCACACAGCGCCAGTCGTGGTGGAGTTTTCCGAGGGGAACTTTCCGCCGAAGGCAATATACGCTGGCACGAGAACGAGTGCTTGCATCAATTCAG gaAATCAACTTTATATTTGGGGCCACTCGTCTAACCATAAACTCATATTCACCTCATCCGTTgacattttaatacaacAGCAGAAACAGCCTGGAGTCTCAATAATATCAggatataaaaattcagTCCCCGAA CCTCGACTAATATATTCACTATTGCAAGAGAAGATAACCTGTGTCGGATTAGGGCCAAATTATACAGTTGTGGTGTCCGGAGAAGGAAACGTTAATTGA